The sequence GTGGTTGAAGCCGTGGTCGAAGCTGTCGCCGACGCGGCGCCCGTGGTTGAAGCTGTGGTCGAAGCTGTCGCTGAAGCAAGTCCCGTGGTCGAAGCTGTCGCCGACGCGGCGCCCGTGGTTGAAGCTGTGGTCGAAGCTGTCGCTGAAGCAAGTCCCGTGGTCGAAGCTGCGCCCATGGTGGAGGCTGTCTCAGAAGTCATTGTAGAGGCTGTCCCAGCGGCTGAAGCTGCCGCCCCACTGGTTGAAGCTGCTCCAGtagaagctgctccagagcccgTAGCTGAAGCTGCCCCAGTAGAAGCTGAAGCTGGGCCGGTAGAAGCTGAAACTGCCACAGtagaagctgctccagagcctgTGGCTGAAGCTGCGCCTGTAGAAGCTGCGCCTGTGGctgaagctgctccagagcctgTGGCTGAAGCTGCGCCTGTAGAAGCTGCGCCTGTGGCTGAAGCTGAAGCTGCCCCTGTAGAAGCTGCGCCTGTGGCTGAAGCTGAAGCTGCCCCTGTAGAAGCTGCGCCTGTGGAAGCTGCGCCTGTGGCTGAAGCTGAAGCTGCCCCTGAAGAAGCTGCGCCTGTGGCTGAAGCTGCCCCTGTAGAAGCTGTGCCTGTGGCTGAAGCTGAAGCTGCCCCTGTAGAAGCTGCGCCTGTGGCTGAAGCTGCCCCTGTAGAAGCTGAAGGTTCTGGTCCTGTGGAGGGAACAGAGGAGCTGGTGGACCCGGCTCCAGTCATAGCTGAAGCTGCAGGAGAGGAGCTGCGGGTGGAGGCCCCAGCTGAACCAGTTGAACCGTTTAAGGGTACACATTACAACCTCCCCCTCTCACAAAATCCTTCTCTTTTCCTCTGTGGACCCTGGAGTCTACCGGCTGTCAGTTTCATCACCATTTCTAGGGCTATACAATAGTCGTTTGTGATGAGCGTAAGGATAAGCTGTAAAGATACGGGACATCACAAACTCACTTATTTTGTTCTAGCCGTGCACAGGTTGTTCCATATAGTCCTTAGTATTACTTGATCGATTTTCAGCCCATATCCCTTAAACACTACCTTCCTGTTTCTCATGTCCTATCTGACTTCTGGGTCATCTTTCATGTAGCTGTAGTTCAactcaataggcgctttcacacggcagtacttttcccacaaaggttcatgagaactctttagttctcatgaactaagtacagatcgcgttcacaccggaaaaagtccctgagggtggattaggcaaatgaagccgctgacgtcacttcttcttcttctgctttgggtttactggcaggccgcaaaccacttcacggcgtatactgccgccccaagtccccggccggaagcccccggagttggggaaggcttcagcagaagctgctgggactcccagcagcttctgctgaagccttccgagtaaatcgccagaatgccgacacctcctcatctccacccctcccatgttttattttgtgttgccataagttagtttctgcgctgggctaatgctaatgctaataatgctaatgcgaggataataaaatggcggcttcacaaaaccttttgggagttttacggggcgtggtttgcaatccgcccagccaatcacacataggaaccttttctcCCACAAAAGCCCCTGCCCTctagggggtgaaaaggttctgatgaactcattttagttccggctctttttgtgtgaacgcgacattttgaactatcggaactaaagtgggaaaagtagtgCGGTGTGAAGGCGCCTCTTGTGTTTGCACTGCTTCAGGCATCTTGAGTAATGATGCATGTCTGAGCTGCACACCCTTTTTCATTGAGCTTTTTGCCATTATTTCTGAACGCCATCAAGTTTTTGTTTTTCGTACACTAACGTCTGCCTGCCGCACTCATTTACTCTTACATACTCTAGAGCTTTCCCAGATGTTCCAACATGATAACAATGCTTCTCAGCAGGGCCTGTAGTTTGATGGAACTTTCTTCATGCTATGCATTATTAAAGACTACAGA is a genomic window of Pseudochaenichthys georgianus chromosome 21, fPseGeo1.2, whole genome shotgun sequence containing:
- the LOC117466445 gene encoding fibrous sheath CABYR-binding protein, producing MAASLLRIGRLGCVKCLQAESWSTLRRAPAAAAFSTKSDGSKKSTKKKNSGKDQAKTFFDLEKLVQHKSYDLPKKEVSPAAAVAAAEAVANAAAGPPPAAAALEAVATTPVVEAAAPVVEAAAVVEAVADAAPVVEAVVEAVADAAPVVEAVVEAVAEASPVVEAVADAAPVVEAVVEAVAEASPVVEAAPMVEAVSEVIVEAVPAAEAAAPLVEAAPVEAAPEPVAEAAPVEAEAGPVEAETATVEAAPEPVAEAAPVEAAPVAEAAPEPVAEAAPVEAAPVAEAEAAPVEAAPVAEAEAAPVEAAPVEAAPVAEAEAAPEEAAPVAEAAPVEAVPVAEAEAAPVEAAPVAEAAPVEAEGSGPVEGTEELVDPAPVIAEAAGEELRVEAPAEPVEPFKAQMDPIQKLFLDSICEYSSKSQAAEGLVDAGSDYEKAWADEVSKLERLYGGGDLTSFPQFIFTEPKFDEVAQK